The following are from one region of the Primulina eburnea isolate SZY01 chromosome 17, ASM2296580v1, whole genome shotgun sequence genome:
- the LOC140818269 gene encoding pre-mRNA cleavage factor Im 25 kDa subunit 1-like, producing MANQTVVLGNGNSHQTADHSDTDELDIYPLSCYYFGSREAVSLRNETVAERVLRMKANYDAYGMRKYVSAVLVVELFKHPHILLLQVQNSTFKLPGGRLRAGESDIDGLKRKLSSNLSVGEDGRGPEWEIGECLGIWWRPNFESLLYPYLPAGTKKPKECHKLFLVKLPASRRFIVPRNFKLLAVPLCQLHDNEEAYGSVISGVPQLLSKLSFNIIE from the exons ATGGCCAATCAAACCGTGGTTTTGGGGAATGGAAACTCCCACCAGACTGCAGATCATAGTGATACCGATGAGCTGGATATTTACCCCCTTAGCTGCTACTACTTCGGATCCAGAGAGGCCGTCTCGTTGAGGAATGAGACGGTAGCTGAACGGGTTTTGCGAATGAAGGCCAA CTATGATGCGTATGGGATGAGGAAATACGTGTCTGCGGTGCTTGTG GTTGAATTGTTTAAACACCCGCATATCTTGTTGCTTCAAGTACAAAACTCCACATTCAAACTTCCTGGAGGCCGCTTACGTGCGGGTGAATCTG ATATTGATGGCTTAAAACGCAAGCTTTCAAGCAACTTATCAGTTGGTGAAGATGGTCGGGGTCCTGAGTGGGAG ATTGGAGAATGTCTTGGAATTTGGTGGAGGCCTAACTTTGAATCCCTTCTTTATCCATATTTGCCGGCGGGTACAAAAAAACCTAAG GAGTGCCACAAACTTTTTCTTGTCAAGCTTCCAGCAAGTCGGAGATTCATCGTACCAAGGAACTTCAAACTTCTTGCTGTTCCATTGTGCCAACTTCATGACAATGAAGAG GCATATGGATCAGTTATATCTGGAGTCCCCCAGCTGCTATCCAAACTCTCCTTCAACATTATAGAATAA
- the LOC140818268 gene encoding protein phosphatase 2C 7-like — MKINKQVSPLDFPPLWGLSSICGRMSEMEDSVIALPHFLNIPSQMLGDGRIFVPERQDSDSTAHLFGVFDGHGGPQVANYCREHLHLALAEELSIASEANSKIENGVHNWKEEWTKVFVNCLRKLDDEVGGFPIAANRGMAFNPVLPPIAPDSVGSTAVIAVVCSTHIIVANCGDSRAVICRGKASMPLSIDHKPNREDECARIEAAGGRVINWEGYRVSGVLAMSRSIGDRYLRPYVIADPELIFIPRAKEDECLILASDGLWDVMTNQEACDLARRRIQLWHRKNGATLSKERGEDVDPAAQDAADYLSQFALHRGSKDNISVIVLDLKAQRKVRNKT, encoded by the exons ATGAAGATAAACAAGCAGGTCTCTCCCTTAGATTTTCCACCCCTTTGGGGCTTGTCATCGATTTGTGGAAGAATGTCCGAAATGGAAGACTCGGTTATTGCACTTCCACATTTCTTGAATATTCCTTCTCAGATGTTGGGTGACGGCCGAATTTTTGTTCCTGAGCGTCAAGATTCAGATTCAACGGCTCATCTGTTCGGAGTTTTTGATGGACACGGAGGTCCCCAG GTTGCTAATTATTGTCGAGAGCATCTACACCTAGCTTTAGCAGAGGAACTAAGCATTGCTTCCGAAGCAAATTCTAAGATTGAAAATGGTGTGCATAATTGGAAAGAAGAGTGGACGAAGGTTTTCGTCAATTGTTTGCGAAAACTAGATGATGAAGTTGGAGGATTCCCCATAGCTGCTAATAGGGGCATGGCATTTAACCCTGTACTTCCACCTATTGCTCCTGACTCAGTTGGTTCTACTGCTGTTATTGCTGTTGTCTGTTCTACTCATATTATTGTTGCTAATTGTGGTGATTCAAGAGCAGTTATTTGTCGAGGGAAAGCATCGATGCCATTATCTATAGACCATAAA CCAAATAGAGAGGACGAGTGCGCCAGGATAGAAGCTGCAGGAGGCAGGGTCATTAACTGGGAAGGATATCGAGTTTCTGGGGTCCTTGCCATGTCAAGATCCATTG GTGATAGATACTTGAGGCCCTACGTTATTGCTGATCCGGAATTGATTTTCATTCCTCGAGCCAAAGAAGACGAGTGTCTTATCCTAGCTAGTGATGGTCTATGGGACGTAATGACAAACCAAGAGGCTTGTGATTTGGCACGAAGGCGAATCCAACTTTGGCACAGGAAGAACGGTGCTACCCTTTCGAAAGAAAGAGGTGAGGATGTCGACCCTGCGGCCCAAGATGCAGCAGATTATCTCTCACAGTTTGCTCTCCATAGAGGAAGCAAAGATAATATCTCCGTTATTGTGTTAGATTTGAAAGCTCAAAGGAAGGTTAGAAACAAGACCTGA